Proteins from a single region of Clostridiales bacterium:
- a CDS encoding PHP domain-containing protein translates to MLTRGDLHIHSTASDGDFSPWEIVKSAKEHGVDTIAITDHNSTDGINEAASAGRQYGVAVIPAVELSTKYGGERVHILGYFKNNRFNDSILKDILTLVKEHDIKTVRNILKDFVYIKGYEDHLSVPEGIALLKTFGAAAVLAHPVRIRVRNLPAVLSFPFDGIEAKYCNNSRYDTLYFINIALSRFSFYTGGSDFHTNRGSYHTHCSIGNPSLNQMEIQIFLRNSGAIVLN, encoded by the coding sequence ATGCTTACAAGAGGTGATCTCCATATCCATTCAACTGCTTCCGATGGTGATTTTAGCCCATGGGAGATAGTCAAGTCTGCGAAGGAACATGGAGTCGATACGATAGCAATCACAGACCACAATTCAACCGATGGAATAAACGAAGCGGCGTCGGCAGGCAGGCAATACGGTGTTGCAGTGATCCCCGCCGTAGAATTATCGACAAAATATGGTGGAGAGAGAGTCCATATACTGGGATATTTTAAAAACAACAGATTTAACGACAGCATCCTTAAGGATATTTTGACTCTTGTAAAGGAGCATGATATTAAAACTGTAAGAAATATATTAAAAGATTTCGTTTATATAAAAGGATATGAAGATCATCTTTCCGTTCCGGAAGGGATAGCTCTTTTAAAAACTTTCGGAGCAGCAGCCGTACTGGCTCATCCAGTCCGTATAAGGGTCAGAAACCTTCCGGCAGTTTTGAGTTTTCCCTTTGACGGAATAGAAGCCAAATATTGTAACAACAGCCGTTATGATACACTATATTTTATTAATATAGCATTATCAAGATTTTCGTTTTATACGGGCGGGTCGGATTTTCATACAAATAGAGGCAGTTATCATACTCACTGTTCCATAGGAAATCCCAGCCTTAATCAAATGGAAATACAAATATTTCTTAGAAACTCAGGTGCAATAGTTTTAAATTAG
- a CDS encoding metallophosphoesterase: MNFGDKMRFVIIGDSKGKEGGINKKVLARILNKTDKLYPKPEFFVMLGDSVAGSRIPEILAAQLIMLRKLIERYHPNIPIIPVAGNHEVNVTSTDGRYEKILSEIYCDFTPDGILQNYNRTVYYKDFSETRLIILNAFHYGKMHKIDKEQLDWLEQAASANKKSKIVFVHSPAFPTGAHLGHCLDLYPACRDAFWNIIDKYRIDIVFSGHEHNYSRRIVNNSFNDGENNFRNCVCQVITGGGGEKLKSKYKSREGVIVPPIDKYHFVVVDIIAGTIDVSAISSEGKKMDQFKIVK, encoded by the coding sequence TTGAATTTTGGTGATAAAATGAGGTTTGTAATAATCGGGGACAGTAAGGGAAAAGAAGGCGGCATCAACAAAAAGGTGCTTGCAAGAATATTGAATAAGACCGATAAGTTATACCCCAAGCCGGAATTTTTTGTGATGCTTGGAGATAGTGTGGCGGGGAGCAGAATCCCGGAAATACTGGCAGCGCAGCTAATTATGCTGAGAAAGCTTATAGAAAGATATCATCCGAATATACCGATAATTCCGGTAGCAGGCAACCATGAGGTCAATGTTACATCGACAGATGGCAGATACGAAAAAATATTATCCGAGATTTATTGCGATTTTACGCCTGACGGCATACTTCAAAATTATAACCGGACAGTATATTATAAAGATTTTAGTGAAACCAGACTTATAATACTCAATGCCTTTCATTATGGAAAGATGCACAAAATCGATAAAGAGCAGCTCGACTGGCTTGAACAGGCGGCTTCGGCAAATAAAAAAAGTAAAATCGTGTTTGTCCATTCACCAGCGTTCCCTACAGGGGCACACCTTGGACACTGTCTCGACTTATATCCTGCTTGCAGAGATGCTTTCTGGAATATAATCGACAAATATCGGATAGATATAGTTTTCTCGGGGCACGAACATAACTATTCTAGAAGAATAGTAAACAATTCGTTCAACGATGGGGAAAATAATTTCAGGAATTGTGTCTGCCAGGTAATTACGGGTGGTGGCGGCGAAAAACTGAAGAGTAAATATAAAAGCAGGGAAGGCGTAATTGTCCCTCCAATAGATAAATATCACTTTGTAGTTGTGGATATTATAGCTGGTACCATAGACGTTTCTGCTATAAGTTCTGAAGGCAAAAAGATGGACCAATTCAAAATAGTAAAATAA
- a CDS encoding RNA polymerase sigma factor encodes MRILDYSLKDLISKSQDGDISVFEELIKLYQKKIFNIAYRMVGNYDDASDIAQEVCIKIFRSIKKFKQDSSFSTWVYRITCNVCIDEIRKRKANTISLTAINEDKEYEIPIADKRGLPDEIVENKETEEFIMQSINELSPEYRALIILRDVYGYTYIEISKILCINIGTVKSRLNRARSLLKEKIKKNELFNDKNV; translated from the coding sequence GTGAGAATTTTGGATTATTCTCTGAAAGATTTAATATCCAAGAGCCAGGATGGGGATATAAGCGTATTTGAAGAGCTTATAAAATTATATCAAAAGAAAATATTTAACATTGCATACAGGATGGTAGGCAATTATGATGATGCATCGGATATTGCCCAGGAAGTCTGCATAAAGATATTCAGATCCATCAAGAAATTCAAACAGGACTCATCTTTTAGCACATGGGTATACAGGATAACTTGTAACGTATGCATCGATGAAATCAGGAAACGAAAGGCCAATACAATATCTTTGACAGCCATAAATGAAGATAAGGAATATGAGATACCGATTGCGGACAAAAGAGGACTTCCTGATGAAATAGTCGAAAACAAGGAAACAGAAGAATTTATAATGCAGTCTATAAATGAACTTTCGCCAGAGTACAGGGCGTTGATTATATTAAGGGATGTATACGGTTATACATATATTGAAATATCGAAAATTTTATGTATAAATATCGGGACGGTCAAGTCGCGGTTAAACAGGGCAAGAAGTCTTTTGAAAGAAAAAATAAAAAAGAATGAACTTTTTAACGATAAGAACGTCTAA